One window from the genome of Magnolia sinica isolate HGM2019 chromosome 4, MsV1, whole genome shotgun sequence encodes:
- the LOC131243738 gene encoding elicitor-responsive protein 1 isoform X1, whose product MGRSGILEVQLVDARGLGNTDLFAKMDPYVVIRYKSEERKSSVARGAGGDPKWNERFTFRVQFPGADDEYKLILRIMDKDTFSADDFVGEATIYLKDVLALGMENGIAEIRPCKHRVLLADRTYCGEIQVGLTFTPKREEAGERDYGGWKHSSFE is encoded by the exons atgGGGAGGAGCGGAATCCTCGAGGTCCAGCTTGTCGACGCACGAGGCTTGGGAAACACCGATCTCTTTG CTAAGATGGATCCGTACGTAGTGATTCGATACAAAAGCGAAGAGCGCAAGAGCAGTGTCGCCAGAG GTGCAGGCGGAGATCCAAAATGGAATGAGAGATTTACATTCAGGGTGCAGTTCCCAGGTGCAGATGATGAGTACAAGCTCATACTCAGGATCATGGACAAAGACACTTTCTCTGCCGATGATTTTGTTGGTGAAGCCAC GATTTATTTGAAAGATGTGCTAGCATTAGGGATGGAAAATGGGATCGCCGAGATTCGTCCTTGCAAGCATAGGGTCTTGCTGGCCGACCGAACATACTGTGGAGAGATTCAAGTCGGCCTCACTTTCACCCCAAAG AGGGAAGAAGCAGGAGAACGAGACTACGGAGGATGGAAACACAGCTCTTTTGAGTGA
- the LOC131243738 gene encoding elicitor-responsive protein 1 isoform X3, translated as MGRSGILEVQLVDARGLGNTDLFGAGGDPKWNERFTFRVQFPGADDEYKLILRIMDKDTFSADDFVGEATIYLKDVLALGMENGIAEIRPCKHRVLLADRTYCGEIQVGLTFTPKREEAGERDYGGWKHSSFE; from the exons atgGGGAGGAGCGGAATCCTCGAGGTCCAGCTTGTCGACGCACGAGGCTTGGGAAACACCGATCTCTTTG GTGCAGGCGGAGATCCAAAATGGAATGAGAGATTTACATTCAGGGTGCAGTTCCCAGGTGCAGATGATGAGTACAAGCTCATACTCAGGATCATGGACAAAGACACTTTCTCTGCCGATGATTTTGTTGGTGAAGCCAC GATTTATTTGAAAGATGTGCTAGCATTAGGGATGGAAAATGGGATCGCCGAGATTCGTCCTTGCAAGCATAGGGTCTTGCTGGCCGACCGAACATACTGTGGAGAGATTCAAGTCGGCCTCACTTTCACCCCAAAG AGGGAAGAAGCAGGAGAACGAGACTACGGAGGATGGAAACACAGCTCTTTTGAGTGA
- the LOC131243738 gene encoding elicitor-responsive protein 1 isoform X2, whose protein sequence is MGRSGILEVQLVDARGLGNTDLFAKMDPYVVIRYKSEERKSSVARGGDPKWNERFTFRVQFPGADDEYKLILRIMDKDTFSADDFVGEATIYLKDVLALGMENGIAEIRPCKHRVLLADRTYCGEIQVGLTFTPKREEAGERDYGGWKHSSFE, encoded by the exons atgGGGAGGAGCGGAATCCTCGAGGTCCAGCTTGTCGACGCACGAGGCTTGGGAAACACCGATCTCTTTG CTAAGATGGATCCGTACGTAGTGATTCGATACAAAAGCGAAGAGCGCAAGAGCAGTGTCGCCAGAG GCGGAGATCCAAAATGGAATGAGAGATTTACATTCAGGGTGCAGTTCCCAGGTGCAGATGATGAGTACAAGCTCATACTCAGGATCATGGACAAAGACACTTTCTCTGCCGATGATTTTGTTGGTGAAGCCAC GATTTATTTGAAAGATGTGCTAGCATTAGGGATGGAAAATGGGATCGCCGAGATTCGTCCTTGCAAGCATAGGGTCTTGCTGGCCGACCGAACATACTGTGGAGAGATTCAAGTCGGCCTCACTTTCACCCCAAAG AGGGAAGAAGCAGGAGAACGAGACTACGGAGGATGGAAACACAGCTCTTTTGAGTGA